GCAAAGATTCCCCGGCACCGAAGTGTGCCGCGACGTGCTCTACGTTCGCGACGGTTCGGTGTGCACTTCGGCGGGTGTCGCGTCCGGGATCGACCTGTGCCTGGACATGATTCGCAGCGATTTGGGCGCGGCCGAAGCCAATCAGCGCGGACGGATCCTGGTGGCGGCACCCCACCGATCCGGTGATCAGCGGCAGTTCGTGCAACATTTCGTTCCCCCGGTGCGCGGTGACTCGATGTCCTCGACACGCGACTGGCTGCTCGCTCATCTGCATGCCCCGCTGACCCTGGAGGACATTGCCCGGCATGCCAACATGTCGACACGGAACTTTTCGCGGCGCTTCTTCGCCGAAACCGGTGTCTCACCGATGAAATGGCTACAGACAGCCCGCATCGACCACGCGCGCGAATTGTTGGAATCCACCGACCTGACCGTCGAGCAGGTGGCTCGCCGATCGGGACTGGGCACGGTGGCCAATTTTCGGCGCATCTTCACCCGTCAAGTCAGCGTGCTCCCCCGCGACTACCGGCAACTTTATCGGCCGCTGCTTGCTGCAGCGGGCGAGTGATCAGCGGGCAAACGTTTCTTGCAAGAACTTGTCGGTGAGCTCGGCGACGGAGTCGGCTTCCTCTTCGAGTGCGAAGTGACCGGTGTCGAGCAGCACGACCTGAGCGTCGGGAACATCGGTCTTGTAGGCCTGGGCACCGGGCGGGACGAAGAACGGATCGTTCATGCCCCAGACGGCAAGGACTTTGGGCGCACGGCACCGCAGCCAGGCCTGCCACTCGGGATATTTGGGTGGATTGGTGCGGTAGTCGTACAGGAGTTCTTTCATGTACTCGGCCCGACCGGGCAAGTCGATGACGGCCTGATCGGCCAGCGCCTGCTCGGGATCGATATTGGCCACATCACGGGCACCGGCCTCCCACTGGAATCGGGTGCCGGTGAGGCTGACGAACCCGTCGATGGCGGCCTGGCCGGCCGGGCGATCGGCCCAATACGCCTGCAGCGGAGCGGCACCGGTACCCAGGCCCT
This genomic window from Mycobacterium saskatchewanense contains:
- a CDS encoding alpha/beta fold hydrolase; this translates as MPPIRHHSITVDGLNIFVREAGDPAASTIVLLPGYPSSTRAYVRLIDRLAARWHAVAIDYPGFGGSDPLPESPTFDRLAEVTGRAIDLLSIGDYAIYMFDYGAPVGFRIALAHDQRVRGIVTQNGNAYVEGLGTGAAPLQAYWADRPAGQAAIDGFVSLTGTRFQWEAGARDVANIDPEQALADQAVIDLPGRAEYMKELLYDYRTNPPKYPEWQAWLRCRAPKVLAVWGMNDPFFVPPGAQAYKTDVPDAQVVLLDTGHFALEEEADSVAELTDKFLQETFAR
- a CDS encoding GlxA family transcriptional regulator, producing the protein MPMCSPTPGSAAHEVAVVAMPGVLSFELGIAIHVFDFDAYAVTVCGEGTVQDGQSRVAISPPAGLEAIAEADTVIVPGSFPAAARPSPALISALQEAHGNGARIASICLGSFALGYAGLLDHRQSTTHWLHLDTLAQRFPGTEVCRDVLYVRDGSVCTSAGVASGIDLCLDMIRSDLGAAEANQRGRILVAAPHRSGDQRQFVQHFVPPVRGDSMSSTRDWLLAHLHAPLTLEDIARHANMSTRNFSRRFFAETGVSPMKWLQTARIDHARELLESTDLTVEQVARRSGLGTVANFRRIFTRQVSVLPRDYRQLYRPLLAAAGE